A segment of the Corylus avellana chromosome ca2, CavTom2PMs-1.0 genome:
atatatatgcacgaAATCTTAAACTAAAAGAGCTTGCTAGCGAATTCATCTATGGTGGTTTCATCCATACGTGAAAAAGCTGAATTTTTGGCTAGTTCTTTGAGGTTTGACAAGCTTCTTCCCAGTTTCAAAGCCACCTTCATTTCAAACAactctccattttctcttttctccaaaTCTCTTTCCTCAAGTGTGGATTCAATTGATTCTTGGAGTAGCTGGAAGAAGCCACTGCAGTTTCTGTACATCTCAAACACCATCCCAATTTGGCCACCATGCTCAAAAGCATTAACCGCGCTACCTAAAGCCCCCGCAGCCACCGCTACTACTGCAGCCCATGAGCCGTTACCAACAAAAGCAGATCCGACGGCTGCAATGCCAGTGAGTAATGGACCTGCGATGGCTAAAACCTTGTTGATCTTCAACACCAGGTTGCCTAGCCTTTCGTAATCCTCAATGTCCTTTCTCTTCACCACCTCGATGATCTCCCGCATTTCTACTTCCATTTCCTCACTCCACCcattcttcttctcatctcgTTGCTTTCCTTGAGAggacttgtttttcttctgAAGTTGCTGATTTGAAGGCCACCAAACAGATGGCTCAAACTTTGCAGGGAATTTGTCAAGCATGGCTCCAAGCAAGGGAAGTGGGTATGCTTTGTCGACAGCCAAAACCTTTTCCATAACGCTCTTCACATCTTCTTTAGATGGACTCCCGAGAGCCAGCGTGGTTTGGATTTGGGTCTGGATCTGCTTGAAATATCTCGTAGCATTGCGTTGCTCCTCTTCAAGCTGTGAAGGCTGTATTTTGTTCATCACAAGCAACATCCCAGTGGCTGCAGAATACAAGAGAGTGGACGACAGTTTCAGAGCCAAAAGGGGCATTCCAGCGCCACCAATGGCTGCAGCACCGGCCATGGTGGCAGCAGTGAGGGTTATCATGTTGACGGAGTTGAGAAGAAGGGTATTCCAGTTTTCACGCTGTTTTCCAATGTTTGCGTGCATCTCCACCCTGTCAGCTACGGCCTCTAAGATGGCATAGAGTTGGGTAGTAGCCGCAATGGCGTCGGAGTTGGGTGATTTATCATGGGTTGGTGCGGTACTGGTCTTTTCTACCGGAACTATTCTCTTGAACCCATCTCTTAGATTCAATTCCTCAACCGGCTTTGTCGTTGGTATTTTTGGAATTGAGAAATAAGGGATGACTTTAGGAAGTTTAGGGACATGAATAACAGCATTGATTTTCCTGgaacaagaagatgatgaagataatCGGAGAGTTGAAGAAGCCATTTGATGGAGGTTTTCTCTGAGCTTTTCTTTGTAGGGGGAAAGTGGGAAAGGTTGAGATTGAGAATGGAGGTAGAGAGGCTGGTTGAGTCTTACTTATAGCAGCAATATAATATCGAACAACACCTGAAACGAAGCGGTCAGATACGGAAAATATTGACTGGCTGAATGGGTTGACCTGGCCTTTTAATGGGTGACCCATTCTCTTCTTTATTCATaatattcaatttcaaaattttttactcGCTTGTCTTGGGTCTCAACTCTCAACTCTCATGCGCCGTAGCAAAGCTTCAAACTTTGTTATATAAACAAAGCTAATACAACTAAATATATATAGGCTTGGTctgtttcttttactttaatttttattttggatcaAGCAATACGGGCTATCTTTAACAGGTCAACATCTACAAGTGGTCAATAATTCAAAATCTACAAAGTGGATtcttcaactaaaaaaaaaaaaattctaaaagtgGTGATGGAAATTACTAAATTAGCAAATATGTATGCCTTTTTCGTACGTCATATCAACTATTCAAAATTATTAGTATTTACTAATTGATACCCATCATATATTTCTCCTTGCTATTGGTGATTTCTTGGACAGTGCCACCTGAGATGGATTTCATCTTAAGTTTTTATAGTTGTGAATCACGATTCTTTGAATTTCGATTACGTGCAATAAAGTGGGTAATAAGTTGCTCGAATGTTTGATCAAATAAGTATTGAGAAGAACAATAAAGGCATAGAGGGGTCAAGATCTATAGTTTCGACAGACTCTCATGTAAGGTTACCCTATTGCACAGCATCATTATATAAGCTAATCTACATTAAAGTAAAAATCAGCATTAAGTGTTAAGGATTACAAAGTTGAATTGACATTATTCATCGGTTTTTAGTGACAAttcaatttgaagttttctctttatttatacAGTTGATTGAATACCAGAATTAAGCCAAATGGACATGTAAAGATAAAAACAGACATGAGACTCGATCATTACGTACTAAATGGGATTGAATTGGAGTCCTTAATACACTCGTTGCTTGTTTACGGGGAGAAGATGTCAATTAGTAAGAATATAATTTACTTTCCATCATTTCTCCCCCTACcaatctattatttttttattttttgaaagaactACATATATCAGTACATTAGATAATTGACGGTTGGGTATGTTCAAGCACGTCAAATAATCTACTCCACATGTCTTGAATTCCGAGTATTCAACCAATCAATATATACTCCTTCTGAGTTTTGACCCTTCAACGAATTGCCGTAGGAAATTCAAGTTATTATAtgcaagaaactaaaaaaaaagattatactCTTTTGGACACTCATTTTGGCTTAATTGCAGAAGTAGATGAGATAAAATTTGATCAGAATTAGAATTTGTCAATGTTATAGGTTTGTATAAACAATTGGTTACAAATATCGATCAATGAATCAAAGAATAGCTTTATATGCACGAAATCTTAAACTAAAAGAGCTTGCTAGCGAATTCATCTATGGCGGTTCCGTCCATACGTGAAGAAGCTGACTTCCTGGCAAGTTGTCTGAGGTTTGACAAGCTTCTCCCCAGTTTC
Coding sequences within it:
- the LOC132170114 gene encoding probable F-box protein At4g22030 is translated as MGHPLKGQVNPFSQSIFSVSDRFVSGVVRYYIAAIKKLRENLHQMASSTLRLSSSSSCSRKINAVIHVPKLPKVIPYFSIPKIPTTKPVEELNLRDGFKRIVPVEKTSTAPTHDKSPNSDAIAATTQLYAILEAVADRVEMHANIGKQRENWNTLLLNSVNMITLTAATMAGAAAIGGAGMPLLALKLSSTLLYSAATGMLLVMNKIQPSQLEEEQRNATRYFKQIQTQIQTTLALGSPSKEDVKSVMEKVLAVDKAYPLPLLGAMLDKFPAKFEPSVWWPSNQQLQKKNKSSQGKQRDEKKNGWSEEMEVEMREIIEVVKRKDIEDYERLGNLVLKINKVLAIAGPLLTGIAAVGSAFVGNGSWAAVVAVAAGALGSAVNAFEHGGQIGMVFEMYRNCSGFFQLLQESIESTLEERDLEKRENGELFEMKVALKLGRSLSNLKELAKNSAFSRMDETTIDEFASKLF